From the Alternaria dauci strain A2016 chromosome 2, whole genome shotgun sequence genome, one window contains:
- a CDS encoding mitochondrial 37S ribosomal protein mS38  — MFSPAVGRVARSANTLAAAPASSFALTRCARSALSSSTAPQHAFRPSHQRRYSSSKPSTPPNSKKKPTELDQNASAELPGAGKRSRETKKLKEPSTATTGNNVPFVPPTNHLREDDVKLSAFFGLHRPISISRSFPSSTSTAEFDAFFDADRANDVQRMEATKNVLSSFLDRMHAEIDAQEEQQADAIQSEQHIIHVDVQPTKENIENWAARLVPFQPPPAPNMNDPVYSTTESESHSAHGLSASINQRITEVPLPSEQGRPCTFREHVAQRRYGMYMISVKRQRKLKMKKHKYKKLMKRTRLLRRKLDRT; from the exons ATGTTCTCGCCCGCTGTTGGCAGAGTCGCCCGCTCTGCAAATACTCTGGCTGCTGCGCCGGCCAGCTCGTTTGCCCTGACCCGCTGCGCCCGCTCTGCGCTGAGTAGCAGCACTGCGCCGCAACACGCCTTCCGACCCAGTCACCAGCGGCGCTACTCGTCGTCGAAGCCGTCGACACCCCCGAAcagcaagaagaagcccaCCGAGCTGGACCAGAATGCCTCGGCAGAGCTCCCCGGTGCAGGCAAGAGGTCCCGCGAGACGAAGAAGCTGAAAGAGCCCTCGACGGCTACTACAGGCAACAACGTGCCCTTTGTGCCACCCACAAATCACCTCCGGGAAGACG ACGTGAAGCTATCCGCCTTCTTCGGCCTCCACCGCCCCATCTCCATCTCGCGCTCCTTCCCCAGTTCCACGTCGACCGCTGAATTCGATGCCTTCTTCGATGCGGACCGCGCAAACGACGTCCAAAGAATGGAAGCCACCAAGAATGTTCTGAGCAGCTTCTTGGACCGCATGCACGCCGAGATAGATGCGCAAGAAGAGCAGCAAGCCGACGCAATACAGTCGGAACAGCATATCATCCACGTCGATGTTCAGCCGACAAAGGAGAACATCGAAAACTGGGCCGCCCGCCTCGTTCCCTTCCAACCGCCACCGGCACCCAACATGAACGACCCAGTCTACAGCACGACCGAGTCCGAGTCCCACTCTGCCCATGGTCTCTCCGCCAGCATCAACCAGCGCATAACCGAAGTCCCGCTGCCTTCGGAACAAGGCCGGCCGTGCACATTCCGCGAACACGTTGCGCAGCGACGATACGGCATGTACATGATTAGTGTAAAGCGGCAACGGAAGCTCAAGATGAAGAAGCACAAGTACAAGAAACTGATGAAGAGGACACGATTGCTGCGGAGGAAGCTGGACAGGACCTAG